The following are from one region of the candidate division KSB1 bacterium genome:
- the speB gene encoding agmatinase: protein MTPRKTPNNFLGLESKLSNYQNARVAILPLPYEATTSYGTGTKHGPAAIIKASQQVEFFDEELNLEPCQVGIATVKAPVFSFKKNKKNHGAQAVNLIAGACRKLINDGKFVIGLGGEHTVTAGMVQAMHEKYADLWVVQLDAHSDLRDEYAGSPYSHACAMARVNEFCPFIGLGIRSGIIGERERLKPPSRVFYAHEMRQHGAAQWMEEVFSLAGTHVYLTIDLDFFNPAEMPAVGTPEPGGFGWYETLDFLRELFIRREVVGCDVVELMPLKGVSGPDFYAARLAYKLIGYKFFPPR, encoded by the coding sequence ATGACGCCACGCAAAACCCCCAACAACTTCCTCGGTTTAGAATCCAAACTTTCAAATTATCAAAACGCCCGCGTCGCGATTTTGCCGCTGCCGTATGAGGCGACAACCTCTTACGGCACGGGAACGAAACACGGGCCGGCGGCGATCATCAAAGCCTCGCAACAAGTGGAGTTTTTCGATGAAGAGCTGAATCTCGAGCCGTGCCAGGTTGGCATTGCCACGGTAAAAGCGCCGGTGTTTTCCTTTAAAAAAAATAAAAAAAATCACGGCGCGCAGGCTGTGAATTTGATCGCAGGCGCCTGCCGCAAGCTGATCAACGACGGCAAGTTTGTGATCGGCCTCGGCGGCGAGCATACCGTCACGGCCGGCATGGTGCAAGCCATGCACGAAAAGTATGCCGATCTGTGGGTGGTGCAGCTCGATGCGCACAGCGACTTGCGCGATGAATACGCCGGTTCGCCTTACAGCCACGCCTGTGCCATGGCGAGAGTCAATGAATTTTGCCCTTTCATCGGCCTCGGCATCCGCAGCGGCATCATCGGCGAGCGCGAGAGGCTCAAGCCGCCGTCACGAGTTTTTTACGCGCACGAAATGCGGCAGCACGGCGCGGCGCAGTGGATGGAAGAAGTGTTCAGCCTGGCGGGAACTCATGTTTATCTCACGATTGATTTGGACTTTTTCAACCCCGCGGAAATGCCGGCAGTTGGCACGCCCGAACCGGGTGGCTTCGGTTGGTATGAAACCCTCGATTTTCTGCGGGAACTGTTTATCCGGCGCGAGGTTGTTGGGTGTGACGTTGTCGAGTTGATGCCCCTTAAGGGCGTTTCCGGTCCGGATTTTTATGCTGCGCGTTTGGCCTATAAGCTTATTGGCTATAAATTTTTTCCCCCACGATAG
- a CDS encoding nitrate reductase cytochrome c-type subunit, whose amino-acid sequence MKKNLASFLVLSYTLLGIWGFISCEKKTVSAYPDYRRADLRMYEGAPPVIPHALRNRACLDCHAQGLMVEGKTAPVTPHPQLANCMQCHILQQNVTPFRENNFAREVRVTALPKANPSGPPLIPHRVFMRENCLVCHNDPTRKEVVQTTHPQRANCRQCHIAQNAEVELFRKNERMQDVFAIRTKRE is encoded by the coding sequence ATGAAGAAAAATTTAGCAAGTTTTCTCGTTTTGAGTTACACACTTTTGGGCATCTGGGGTTTCATCTCGTGTGAGAAGAAAACCGTCAGCGCCTATCCCGACTATCGCCGCGCGGATTTGCGGATGTACGAAGGTGCGCCGCCGGTGATTCCGCACGCGCTGCGCAATCGCGCTTGCCTGGATTGCCATGCACAAGGCCTGATGGTGGAAGGCAAAACCGCGCCGGTGACGCCGCATCCGCAGTTGGCGAATTGCATGCAGTGCCATATTCTGCAGCAAAATGTGACGCCCTTTCGCGAAAACAATTTTGCCCGTGAAGTGCGAGTCACCGCGCTGCCCAAAGCCAATCCCAGCGGCCCGCCGCTGATTCCGCACCGCGTGTTCATGCGCGAGAATTGCCTCGTCTGCCACAACGATCCCACACGCAAGGAGGTGGTGCAGACCACGCATCCGCAGCGGGCGAATTGCCGGCAATGTCATATCGCGCAGAATGCCGAAGTGGAGTTGTTTCGGAAGAATGAGCGAATGCAGGATGTGTTTGCCATAAGGACAAAGAGAGAATAG
- a CDS encoding P-loop NTPase, protein MDNVFVRVNDKQYGPFSPRELRAMIDKGKFGKDDLIWSEEQDQWVTATDFNALRYIFPSGDAAEQRPKRVIAVGGGKGGVGKTVFTSSLGVGLASLGKDVVMVDADLGGANLHTVMGILEPKHTFFDFYTMAVEDIKDIVLPTPVERLKLISGACGTLGLANPKYQQKLKFIRQLRTIEADFILLDLGAGSSFNVIDFFLAADEGVVVTNPEPMAIQECFNFIKICLLRRLQLAFRSNEQVMAILESDELNRPGRIHIPMTEVLKKVRETDHGAAGMMEEVLASHRPKLILNMVMEKDDIKEGIAIQAAAAELLSIDVEYLGFITYDQNVRSAVRELKPFLLQNPLSPASQDLAKLISVKILGQSTISSFFEKRKLRKQLMEQRAEYPEINLHQQAPICSIKCFYWGDCDYQNGGHPCSVRHLEPIFKQ, encoded by the coding sequence ATGGACAATGTTTTTGTGCGTGTCAATGACAAGCAGTACGGCCCGTTTTCGCCGCGCGAATTGCGGGCGATGATCGATAAAGGCAAGTTCGGCAAGGATGATCTGATTTGGAGTGAAGAGCAGGATCAGTGGGTCACCGCCACGGATTTCAATGCGCTGCGTTATATTTTTCCGAGCGGCGATGCCGCCGAGCAGCGTCCGAAGCGCGTGATTGCGGTGGGCGGCGGCAAAGGCGGCGTCGGCAAAACCGTCTTCACTTCCTCGCTGGGCGTTGGACTGGCGAGTTTGGGCAAAGACGTCGTCATGGTGGATGCCGATCTCGGGGGCGCCAACCTGCACACGGTGATGGGGATTCTGGAGCCGAAACACACGTTCTTTGATTTTTACACGATGGCGGTGGAGGATATTAAAGACATCGTTCTGCCCACGCCGGTCGAGCGGCTCAAACTGATCAGCGGCGCCTGCGGCACGCTGGGCCTGGCGAATCCGAAATATCAGCAGAAGCTCAAGTTCATTCGCCAATTGCGCACGATCGAGGCGGATTTCATTTTGCTCGATCTCGGCGCCGGCTCGTCTTTTAATGTCATCGATTTTTTTCTTGCCGCTGATGAGGGCGTGGTCGTCACCAATCCCGAGCCGATGGCGATTCAAGAGTGTTTCAACTTCATCAAAATTTGTTTGCTGCGACGCTTGCAGCTTGCTTTTCGCAGCAACGAACAGGTGATGGCGATTCTCGAAAGCGACGAGTTGAATCGCCCGGGCCGCATTCACATTCCGATGACCGAGGTGTTGAAAAAAGTCCGGGAGACCGATCACGGCGCCGCCGGGATGATGGAAGAAGTTTTGGCCTCGCATCGCCCGAAGCTGATTCTCAACATGGTGATGGAAAAGGACGACATCAAAGAGGGCATCGCCATTCAAGCGGCGGCGGCGGAGTTGCTGTCGATCGATGTCGAGTATCTCGGCTTCATCACCTATGACCAAAACGTGCGCAGCGCCGTGCGCGAATTGAAGCCGTTTTTGCTGCAAAATCCGCTGTCGCCGGCCTCGCAGGATCTCGCCAAGCTGATCAGCGTCAAAATTCTCGGCCAGTCGACAATCAGCAGCTTCTTTGAGAAACGCAAATTGCGCAAGCAGCTCATGGAACAGCGCGCCGAATATCCGGAGATCAATCTGCATCAGCAGGCACCGATCTGCTCGATCAAATGTTTTTATTGGGGCGACTGCGATTATCAAAACGGCGGCCATCCCTGCTCGGTGCGGCATTTGGAGCCGATTTTTAAACAGTAG